The genomic stretch CGTCCTCCGGCAGGTGTTGGAGTCCGAGCCCGTCTCCCTCCGCTCGCTCCGGGCGGACGTGGAGCCGGAGCTGGAGACCATCTGCCTCAAGTGCCTGGAGAAGGATCCGGCGCGCCGCTACGGCTCGGCGGAGAAGCTGGCGAAGGATCTGGATCGCTGGCGCAACGGAGAGCCCATCCATGCGCGGCGCAGCGGCCCGCTGGTGCGCGCGTGGAACTGGTGCCGGCGGCACCCGCTGGTGGCGGGAGGACTGGCGGCGGTGGTGTGGTTCCTCCTCATCATGTCGGTGGTCTCGTTCTCCATCGCGCGGACGCAGGAGCGGGAGCGGCGCCAGGAGGTGCTGAGGGCCAACGCCTACGCCGCCCGGACGGTGGCGGGGACGGTGCTCTTCCAGCTCGCCGAGTATGGCCAGGCCGTCGAGCGGGTGGCGGCGGAGGACTGGACGCGAGAGCTGTTGAAGCGCGGCGATCCGGAGTCCCTGAAGCTCCTCGTCCGGACGACGTACGAGACCCACGATGATCCGCGCAACGGCTTGAGGCTCCCCGGCGGACCGTCACCGTTCGAGAACTGGTTCATCCTGGACGCCCAGGGTCTCGTCCGGGCCCGCTGGCCGGAGCCGCCCGCGGGCTTCCTGGGCAGGGACTTCGGGTGGAGGGACTACTTCCAGGGCGCGGCACAGCGGGCGCGCAAGGGCCAGCACGCGCCGTACATCTCGCGCGCGTTCGAGTCCGAGGCGGATGAGCGCTTCCGCTTCGCCATCTCCGTGCCCGTCTATGACGAGCAGGGCCGCTGGCTCGGCGTCGTGGTGGCCATGGTGGGGACGGGCTCCACGCTGGGCGCGCTGTCGCTGAACGGGGTGAACGAAGAGGGCCGGTCCGTCGTGCTCGTGGGGCCCAGGGATCGCGAGCGCGGCCAGGCCCTTCCCTCCGGGCAGGACGAGCACGTCGTCCTCGTTCACGAGGCGCTCGCGCATGGGGCGGCCACCGTGCTCGATGCCACGGCCGCGCACCGGGTCGAGCAGGTGCTGCGGCATGCCCCCAGGTACGGGCAGCAGCAGTTCCGGCTCCCCGGTCCGGGTCCCCTGGCTTCCTACGAGGACCACCGGGATCCGCTGCTCGGGGGCGCCGGGACCTGGCTGGCGGCGTTCGCTCCCGTGGGGAGCACGGGCTTCGTGGCCATCGTCCAGACACAGGATGATGCCGCCTTCGCGCCCACCCGGAAGCTCGCCACGCGGCTGGCGCTCTGGGGTGGAATTCCCTTCACCCTCGGGGCGACGGGAATCGGCCTGGCGCTGTGGAATGCCCGGCGGAGGCATCGGGCGAGGGAGGAGCGCTCGACGCAATCGTGACATCCCATGCCGTAACCTTTCGGGATGCGCGCTTCTGAGAACGGTGCAAACCCAAACAGAGGTCACTGCCTTGCACCGTCTTCTCCTGTCCTGCCTGTTGCTGTCCCTCGGTCTCTGCGCTTGCGACTCGCGCCGGGACTTCGCTGGCTCCTATGATGTCTCGGGCTCCCTCACGACCTCGATGAACGGCAGGAGCAACACCTCCCGTGTCGAGGATGACACTCTCGTCATCATCGCCGATGCCCTCGACTCCGATGCGCTCTATCTGGACTTCGATTGTGGCTTGACGGGGAAGATGAAGGACGCGGAGTCCTTCACGGTCGACGCGAGGAAGTGCCCCTCCTATACGGCTGACGGCTGCACGTTCACCTGGACCTATCGGGATGGGACGGTCCGCGGTGATGCGGCAGATGATACGAAGATCAATCTCACCCTCGCCGGGACCATCGAGGGGAGCTGCTCCGATGGCTCGGCGGGACAGCTGGGCTTCGCGTTCTCGTTGTCGGGGAAGAGGAAGGACACGTCCTCGTCGGGATCGAAGCTGACGCTGGAGCCCACCGGGGAGGGGCTCTCTCCCCAGATGTCCGCGCTGCGCTCCGAATTGGAGCGGGCGATGCGTCCTCATCTCGAGTGAGCGGCTCCCGTCGGGGCGGGCTCACGGGTGAGGGACGAGCCGCACCGAGGGCACCTTGAAGGTCGCGGTGATGGGCCCACCCTCGGTGAGGCCCAGCTCCTCGCAGGAGAAGCGCGTCACGCGGGCCACCAGGGGGAAGCCCGCGTCGAGCGCCACGCGGACCAGGGCGCCCTCGGGAGAGAGTGACACCACGGTGCAGGGGAGCCGGTTGCGCGCGCTGGTAGGCGAGGCCTCGGGGGGGGCCAGCGTGATGTCCTCGGCGCGGATGCAGACGAAGACCGTGTCTCCTCCGGGCGTCGGCTCCAGCGCCGTCAGCTGGTGCGGGCCCACCGCCACCGTGGCCAGTCCCTCCTCGCGCCGCAGCACCTTGCCCGGGAGCACCGTCTCGATGCCCGTCATCCTCGCCACCGACAGATCCGCCGGGTGGTTGAACACGTCGGCCACCGGCCCCACCTGGCACACGCGGCCTCCCTCCATGGCCACCAGATCGTCCCCCAGCGCCAGCGCCTCCAGCCTGTCGTGCGTCACCACCACGGTGGGCACTCCCAGCTCCCGGAGCGTCCGCCGCAGCTCGCCCCGGAGCTGCTCGCGCGATGGGGCATCCAGCGCGGACAGGGGCTCGTCCAGCAGCAGGAGCCGGGGACGGATGGCGAGCGCCCGCGCCAGGGCCACTCGCTGCTGCTGCCCGCCGGAGAGCTCGCGCGGCCGGCGTCCCTCCAGCCCCTCCAGGCGCAGCAGCGCGAAGAGGGAGCGCGAGCGCTCGCGGCGCTCGGCCTGGGACAGGTGGGCGAGCCCGTACTGGACGTTCTGCTCCGCGGTGAGGTGGGGGAAGAGGGCGTAGTCCTGGAAGAGGTAGCCCACGCGCCGCCGCTGGGGCGGCAGGTCCACGCGGATCCCAGCGTCCCACCAGGGCTCGCCGTGGAAGAGGATGCGCCCGCGATCGGCCCGCTCGAGCCCCGCCAGGCACCGCAGCACCGTCGTCTTCCCCGCGCCCGAGGGCCCGAAGAGCACCGCCACCCGGCCCGGCGTGGCCCGCAGCTCCAGGGCCGCCCGGACGGTGGGGCCTCCGGGGAAGCGCTTCTCCAGGTCGACTACGAGCGTGTCGGCCATGGTGCCCACACCCTGCGCTGGAGCCCGTAGGTGAGGGCCAGCACGATGAACGAGAAGACGAGCAGCAGCAGCGCCGTGTTGCCCGCGGACGTGTAGTCCAGCGCCTGCACCGCGTCATAGATGGAGATGGCGGCCGTGCGCGTGCGGCCCTCCAGGTTGCCGCCCACCATCAACACCACGCCGAACTCGCCCAGCGTGTGCGCGAACGTGAGGACCATGCCGGAGAGGATGCCGGTGGCGGACAGGGGCAGCACGACGCGGACGAACGTCTGGAAGCGCGAGACCCCCAGGCACCAGGAGGCCTCGATGAGGCGGCGATCCACGCTGGCGAGGGCCGCGGTGAAGGGCTGCACCGCGAAGGGCAGGTTGTAGAGCACCGAGGCCAGCAACAGGCCCTCGAAGCTGAAGGGGAGGGTGTGCCCGGTGAGCGACTCGAAGCCGCGGCCCAGGGGGCTGCGCGGGCCGAGTGCCAGCAGCAGGTAGAAGCCCAGCACCGTGGGAGGGAGCACCAGCGGCAGCGCCACCACGGCCTCCACGAGGAACTTCCAACGCCAGCGAGAGCTGGCCAGCCACCAGGCGATGGGCAGGCCCAGCACCAGGAGGATGCCCGTCGTCCATGCGGCGAGGCGCAGGCTCAGCGCGATGGCGGCCCAATCCACGGCTCACTCCTCTCGGGGGGACATGGTGTGCACGCCCTTCATTGTCCCGGGAGGAAGAAGCCGTGGCGCTTCAAGAGCGCGCGGCCGTCCTCGCCGAGCAGGCCATCACGAAACCGCTTCGCGAGCTCCACGTCCCGGGCCCGCGCGAGGATGGCGCCGCCCTGCTCCATGCGCGGGTATGCGTCGATCGGTACCTCCCAGTAACGGCCCTGCTCCTTCATGGCCGGGGCCAGCGCGAGCGCCAGGGCGATGATGCCCACGTCCGCGGAGCCGCTCTGCACGAACTGCGCGGTCTGCGCGATGTTCTCCCCGAGCACCAGCCGGTCCTTGACGGTGTCGTAGATGCCCTGGCTCTTCATGGCGGCCTCGGCCGCGCGGCCATAGGGCGCGTGCTGGGGATTGGCAATGGCGATGCGCTTCGCGGCGGGTTCCAGCAGCGCCTTCATCCCGAGCTGCTCCAGGGGCAGCGCCGAGTCCTTCGGCACCCACACCACGATGCGGCCCACGGCGTAGAGGAAGACGCCACTCTCGTGCACCAGGCCCTGTTCGGCCAGTGTGCGCGGATAGGACACGTCCGCGGACAGGAAGAGATCGAAGGGCGCGCCGTTGGCGATCTGCGCGGAGAAGTTGCCCGATGAGCCGTAGGTCACCCGCACGTCCGCGTCGGGGTTCTTCGCGCGGAACTCCTGGACCCACTCGTCCAGTGCGAACTTGAGATCCGACGCCGCGGCAATGGTCAGGACCTGCTTCCTTCCCGCCCCGGAGGAGGGCGTTGCTTCCGGTGAGGCGGAGCCTCCTCCACCGCGCAGCCCGGCGGCGATGCCCGCTCCCAGGATGAGCAGGGTGCCCACCACGAGCGAACCCTTCACGATCGCGTTCATCCGCTCTTTCTACAACCTCCCACCCGGCGGGATCCTGAAGGTTTTTCCCGATTCTTCCACGAGGGGCTGGAAGGAACTTCCGGGTGGCGGGCGGGCGCGGTGAAGACGGTGGCGCCAGCTCCTCTCGAGGACAGGAGGGTTCGGGCTCCGGCATGAATCTGGCTTTGAGCGGCCTCGAAGGCATTCCAGCCCGGGTGAGAACCCCATCATCCCCCATCCCCGGGCGAGAGGAGAGACATGTCCCGGAGGTATGGGTCGGCGAGGTGGTCGTCCTTGCTGTTCACGACGCTCCCGGTGTGGCTGGTGGGCGCGCATCTGACGGCCGCGGTGCTCGGCCTGTATACGTCGGCGCCGAAGGTCACCATCGTCCAGACGGCACGGGCCGCGCCGGACAGCGAAGCGATGATCATCGAGGTCCGGGCGGATGACGGACGCCTGGGCTCGGGGGTGCGCCAGGTGGAGTTCCAGGTCGACTCCACCTCGGGGACATGGAAGCCGCTGTCGCTGGACTCGAGCTCCATGACCTACAAGGGCACCTGGACGCCCGAGGCCCTGACGGAGGGCAACCACCAGATCTATGTCCGCGCCACGGACAACACGGGCAACCCGCGCACCGTGCACGTCACGGTGGAGGTGTCCGCACCTGGAAGTGTCTTCAGCGCCGGGTGAGGTCCCACAGGATCAACTGCCGGGCGCGCGGGTCGATCGAGTAGGAACCCTCGTATCCGGCGAGCTGGAGCCGGATGGGGTGCTGCCCCTCGGCGTGGTCCACCCATTGCCGCATCGCGGCGAGCCGTGCGGCGTCCTGGAGCTTGCGCTCGATGGCCGTGCGGCTCCGCCGGGGTGCTTTGTCCAGGACGGCGCGGACATGGGGAGGAACCCGAACCTCGTAGGCTTCGGTGGGGGGAGAAGCAGTGCTTTCACTCGGAGTCGTGATGAGGGGTTCTGAACGACGCATCAGGGTTGGGCAGTGAACAGGTGGGCCATGCCATTCGAGGAAAATCCGGGCATGGGCGACAAGAGACCCGTGGGTCACGGTTCTGGCCACTTCGCACGACGCGCGGCTGGATGGCGCGCGCCCCGTCAGGGCAGCTGGAGCTTCACGCTGAAGGTGTAGGACACGCTGATGGGCTTGCCCTGGTAGAGCACCGGGCGGTAGCGGCGGCTCTCCAGGGCTTCGATGACAGCCTCGTCCATGAAAGGCCGTCCCACGAGGATGCGGCAGTGCTCGACCGCGCCTTCCCGGGTGATGGTGCAGCGGGCGATGACCCGGCCGCTGACGCGGGCAGCCAGGGCCTCTGGCGTGTAGCGAACCGCCGCACCGGAGAGCATCTCCGGCGGGGTCATGCCGGAGAAATCACAGCGAGTCACCTCCTCCCCGGCGAAGCCGTTTCCCAGCACGCCGTCGTCGGCGAGCTCCTCACCGGGCTCACTCACGGGGAGCGGGCTCTCGACGGGGCGTTCAGGCGGGGAGGGGCGGTCGTCCGAGGCGCTCGGCACGCAGGCCAGCAGGACCGCGTGCAGCATCGAGGACACCCAGGAGACGGTGCGGGAGTGGCTCACGTTCGAGCTCCGGGGTGCCTGGATGGCCCTCTCAGGGCATGCGGATCTTCACATTGAAGATATAGGACACGCTGACGTTCCTGCCCTGGAAGCTCACCGGGCGGTAGCGGCGGGTCGTCAGGGACGAGAGCACCGCGTCGTCCATGTGGGGCAGCCCCTTGATGATGCGGCAGTTCTCGATGTCGCCCTCGCGGGTGATGGTGCAGCGGGCGATGACCAGGCCGCTGACCCGGGCCTCGACGGCTTCCCGCGTGTACTGGATGGGCGCACCTTCGGAGATGAGCTGCGGGGGGGTCATGCCGGCGCCGAAGGGGATGACCTCCTCGCCGGTCCCCTCTGGGGTGTTGGTCAGCATCATCGCGGCGATGGCCGGCGCTCCGGGGACGCCTCCCTTCTCGACGCCGTCGGGATGGCTGCCCGGGACGTAGGGGAGGTCATTGGCGGCGGTCTCCGGCTCGTCCGGGGTGGGAGGCGGCTCGGCCACCGGCTGTGTCTCTGGAGGCGGCGGGGGGATCTTCTTGGGCTGGACCAGCTCGGTCTTGGGCTTCTTGGGCTTGGGCGTCACCGGCTGCTGCACGGCCTTGGGAGGGATCGGGTTGCCCTTGGGCGGCCGGGGGATTTCGAAGGTGAGCACGGGATCTTCCTTGATCTGCTCCACCGCCTTGCCCGTCAGGCCCAGCATGCCGCCGAACACGCCCGCGTGCACCATCAAGGACACCCACATCCCTGTCCCGAAACGACCTGCCCTCAACCCTGGCTGATTGATGACCGACTGGAACATCTGGATTCCCTCCTGTTGACACCGTTCAAGTTACGGAGTCCGGGAGGGCTGGTGGCCTTGGGCCGTCCATCTCTTCGTCATGGTTTCGTCATGGACTCGAGCTCCATGCGGTACCCCACCCCGCGAATGGTGTGGATGGTGAAGGAGGAGGCGCTCGTCCAGCCGAGCTTCTTCTTCAGGTTGGAGACGAAGTTGTCCACGGTGCGCGGGTCCACGATGACGTCCCGCCCCCAGACGGCGTCGAGGATCTCCCCCCGGGTGAGGGCGCGGTCCCGGTGCTTGAGCAGGAAGGCGAGCAGGTCGAACTCGGTGCGGGTCAGGTCGATGACGTTCCCGTCGGCCCGGGAGAGGGTGCGCTTGCCGAGGTCCAGGTGGAAGCCGGAGAAGGTCATGACCTGGGGGGGCGCGCCGCCCGCCCGGCGTACCAGGGCCCCCACCCGGGCGAGCAGCTCGCGCAGCCGGTAGGGCTTGGTGAGGTAGTCCTGGGCGCCCGCCTCGAAGCCGCGGACGATGTCGTCCTCGAGCGAGCGCGCGGTGAGCATCAGCACCATGGTCTGCACGCCACTGGCGCGCAGCCTGCGGCAGAAGGAGTAGCCGTCCTCGCCCGGGAGCATGACGTCGAGGATGAGCAGGTCGAAGGCTCGCTGGGCCAGCAGGGGCTCGGCCTCGCGGGCGTGGGTGGCCACGGCCACCTCGTAACCTTCGTCCTGCAGGTTGTCCCGCAGGCCGATCCGCAGGTTCGCGTCGTCCTCGACGACGAGGATGGAGGGGCGGGTAGGGGCGCTGCTCGGCGTGTTCATGAGGGGTGGGGGTCGGGGAAGTAGAGGGAGAAGGTGGTGCCCAGGGGGCTGGAGCTCTCGATGGAGATGCTGCCTCCATGGAGGGCCATGATCTTCCGGCACAGCGCGAGCCCGAGGCCGCTGCCATGGACCTCGGTGCCCTGCGAGCTCAGCCGGTAGAAGTCGCGGAAGACGTTCTCCCACTCCTTCTCGGGGATGCCGATGCCGTTGTCCCCGAAGAGCACCACGCAGCCATGGCCCTCATGGGGGTAGGCGCGCAGGGAGAGCTCCACGGGGTTGCGCTGGTTGTAGACGCACGCGTTGCGGGCCAGGTTGGACAGCAACAGGCGCAGGAGGGAGGGGTCGACCTCGAGCTCCACCTCGCCCACGTCCGCGGTGAGCCGGATGGGGACGGCGGTGTTGCCCTCGAGGTCCGAGCGGAGCGTGCCGATCAGCTCCTCCAGCCGCACGCGGGCGGGCCGAGGCTTCCAGCGGCCCTTGTCGATGCGGTTGAAGGACAGGATGTTCTCCACGAGGAAGTGCAGCCCGTCGGCGGCCTGGATGATGCGGGCGGGGTAGTCGCGCATCTCGGGGAGCTGGGAGAGCTTGCGCTCCATCGTCTCCGCCAGCAGCCGGATGGAGGCCAGCGGGGTGCGCAGCTCGTGGGAGACGGTGGCCACGAAGTCGCTCTTGAGCTCGACGTAGCGGTACCGGCCGTGCTGGGCCACCACCGCCATCACCACGATGGCCAGCGCGAGCGCGCCGCACGTGGCCACCAGCAGCGTCTTGAGCCCATAGCGCTGCTCGATGGCCGTCTCGGCGGCGGTCCACTGGGGGACGACCACCTCCAGCCGGAGGGTCTCGAGGGGTTGCACCGCGTCGGGCGCCTTCAGCCGCACGACGCCATTCTTGTCGAAGCGGGTGCGCTCCTGCATGTCCCGGGTGAGATCGCGCAGGAGCGCGTCGAGGTCCACGGCGATGCCGCGCACCAGCTCTCCCTTGGGCTCCACGTACCAGCGCTCGCCGATCAGCGTGGGGCCGGTGAGGCCCTCGG from Archangium lipolyticum encodes the following:
- a CDS encoding serine/threonine protein kinase; protein product: MNLSEGAPEGLCPRCLLSGLFGDEEPEPPSSEPLPTAGERGSIRFGEYELVERIARGGMGVVYKARQVRINRLVALKMIVDGELASDMEVYRFRAEAEAAALLDHPGIVPIYEVGEHEGRHYFTMKLMEGGSLADHLELLGGDQGRAAEWVAEVARAVHYGHQHGILHRDLKPANILLDANGKPHVGDFGVARHLEKDGGFTQTGMVVGTPAYMAPEQAAGRIRELTTAADVYSLGAILFELLAGRPPFVADSATGVLRQVLESEPVSLRSLRADVEPELETICLKCLEKDPARRYGSAEKLAKDLDRWRNGEPIHARRSGPLVRAWNWCRRHPLVAGGLAAVVWFLLIMSVVSFSIARTQERERRQEVLRANAYAARTVAGTVLFQLAEYGQAVERVAAEDWTRELLKRGDPESLKLLVRTTYETHDDPRNGLRLPGGPSPFENWFILDAQGLVRARWPEPPAGFLGRDFGWRDYFQGAAQRARKGQHAPYISRAFESEADERFRFAISVPVYDEQGRWLGVVVAMVGTGSTLGALSLNGVNEEGRSVVLVGPRDRERGQALPSGQDEHVVLVHEALAHGAATVLDATAAHRVEQVLRHAPRYGQQQFRLPGPGPLASYEDHRDPLLGGAGTWLAAFAPVGSTGFVAIVQTQDDAAFAPTRKLATRLALWGGIPFTLGATGIGLALWNARRRHRAREERSTQS
- a CDS encoding ABC transporter ATP-binding protein, which produces MADTLVVDLEKRFPGGPTVRAALELRATPGRVAVLFGPSGAGKTTVLRCLAGLERADRGRILFHGEPWWDAGIRVDLPPQRRRVGYLFQDYALFPHLTAEQNVQYGLAHLSQAERRERSRSLFALLRLEGLEGRRPRELSGGQQQRVALARALAIRPRLLLLDEPLSALDAPSREQLRGELRRTLRELGVPTVVVTHDRLEALALGDDLVAMEGGRVCQVGPVADVFNHPADLSVARMTGIETVLPGKVLRREEGLATVAVGPHQLTALEPTPGGDTVFVCIRAEDITLAPPEASPTSARNRLPCTVVSLSPEGALVRVALDAGFPLVARVTRFSCEELGLTEGGPITATFKVPSVRLVPHP
- the modB gene encoding molybdate ABC transporter permease subunit, with amino-acid sequence MDWAAIALSLRLAAWTTGILLVLGLPIAWWLASSRWRWKFLVEAVVALPLVLPPTVLGFYLLLALGPRSPLGRGFESLTGHTLPFSFEGLLLASVLYNLPFAVQPFTAALASVDRRLIEASWCLGVSRFQTFVRVVLPLSATGILSGMVLTFAHTLGEFGVVLMVGGNLEGRTRTAAISIYDAVQALDYTSAGNTALLLLVFSFIVLALTYGLQRRVWAPWPTRS
- the modA gene encoding molybdate ABC transporter substrate-binding protein yields the protein MNAIVKGSLVVGTLLILGAGIAAGLRGGGGSASPEATPSSGAGRKQVLTIAAASDLKFALDEWVQEFRAKNPDADVRVTYGSSGNFSAQIANGAPFDLFLSADVSYPRTLAEQGLVHESGVFLYAVGRIVVWVPKDSALPLEQLGMKALLEPAAKRIAIANPQHAPYGRAAEAAMKSQGIYDTVKDRLVLGENIAQTAQFVQSGSADVGIIALALALAPAMKEQGRYWEVPIDAYPRMEQGGAILARARDVELAKRFRDGLLGEDGRALLKRHGFFLPGQ
- a CDS encoding Ig-like domain-containing protein: MLFTTLPVWLVGAHLTAAVLGLYTSAPKVTIVQTARAAPDSEAMIIEVRADDGRLGSGVRQVEFQVDSTSGTWKPLSLDSSSMTYKGTWTPEALTEGNHQIYVRATDNTGNPRTVHVTVEVSAPGSVFSAG
- a CDS encoding energy transducer TonB, producing the protein MSHSRTVSWVSSMLHAVLLACVPSASDDRPSPPERPVESPLPVSEPGEELADDGVLGNGFAGEEVTRCDFSGMTPPEMLSGAAVRYTPEALAARVSGRVIARCTITREGAVEHCRILVGRPFMDEAVIEALESRRYRPVLYQGKPISVSYTFSVKLQLP
- a CDS encoding energy transducer TonB, with product MFQSVINQPGLRAGRFGTGMWVSLMVHAGVFGGMLGLTGKAVEQIKEDPVLTFEIPRPPKGNPIPPKAVQQPVTPKPKKPKTELVQPKKIPPPPPETQPVAEPPPTPDEPETAANDLPYVPGSHPDGVEKGGVPGAPAIAAMMLTNTPEGTGEEVIPFGAGMTPPQLISEGAPIQYTREAVEARVSGLVIARCTITREGDIENCRIIKGLPHMDDAVLSSLTTRRYRPVSFQGRNVSVSYIFNVKIRMP
- a CDS encoding response regulator transcription factor, producing MNTPSSAPTRPSILVVEDDANLRIGLRDNLQDEGYEVAVATHAREAEPLLAQRAFDLLILDVMLPGEDGYSFCRRLRASGVQTMVLMLTARSLEDDIVRGFEAGAQDYLTKPYRLRELLARVGALVRRAGGAPPQVMTFSGFHLDLGKRTLSRADGNVIDLTRTEFDLLAFLLKHRDRALTRGEILDAVWGRDVIVDPRTVDNFVSNLKKKLGWTSASSFTIHTIRGVGYRMELESMTKP
- a CDS encoding sensor histidine kinase; amino-acid sequence: MLRRLLPTLVALGCGLLALTWGLVSLQRIFAQEREDAREQLRSSRATFEDYATQTLQRTLAQQMEGNLVALHAAMGDPLAPGEGFFLQFRGTQFLPRLTRSAPGSRTPLRRNYQQLVRALAEGTPGGPWQERLIRLRAVEKALDGKRSSTRANALADELLRYHAANPLTPDQELPFVLLLLERLQRGEATPPLVRALLREGLPEDLGGIDRSAGLQRDLLRERWRFTQPDFDFLLTHVVRVSTALGEPSDDFLARAREAGAGGLVMPEGLTGPTLIGERWYVEPKGELVRGIAVDLDALLRDLTRDMQERTRFDKNGVVRLKAPDAVQPLETLRLEVVVPQWTAAETAIEQRYGLKTLLVATCGALALAIVVMAVVAQHGRYRYVELKSDFVATVSHELRTPLASIRLLAETMERKLSQLPEMRDYPARIIQAADGLHFLVENILSFNRIDKGRWKPRPARVRLEELIGTLRSDLEGNTAVPIRLTADVGEVELEVDPSLLRLLLSNLARNACVYNQRNPVELSLRAYPHEGHGCVVLFGDNGIGIPEKEWENVFRDFYRLSSQGTEVHGSGLGLALCRKIMALHGGSISIESSSPLGTTFSLYFPDPHPS